The Nocardia sp. BMG111209 genome includes a window with the following:
- a CDS encoding YbaB/EbfC family nucleoid-associated protein, translated as MTNEQGKGELAGLLDEFRVQMHAIADIHRKRAELLADGTGGGRRVTVTVNADGVVVETKFSADILELEPSDIARAVTEAAQAAAAEMARKNSEIMAPLHDSRARVPKLSDLIVGLPDVEDMVPAPQPISTAPPAARERLRHNVEEQPFSDVEYLDPRPRGTVDDTNW; from the coding sequence ATGACCAACGAGCAGGGCAAAGGTGAGCTGGCCGGTCTGCTCGACGAATTCCGGGTGCAGATGCACGCGATCGCCGACATCCATCGCAAGCGGGCCGAACTGCTGGCCGACGGTACCGGCGGGGGCAGGCGGGTGACGGTGACCGTCAACGCCGACGGCGTCGTCGTCGAAACCAAGTTCAGCGCGGACATCCTCGAGCTCGAACCGTCCGACATCGCACGAGCCGTCACCGAGGCCGCACAGGCCGCCGCCGCCGAAATGGCCCGCAAGAACAGCGAAATCATGGCTCCGTTGCACGACAGCCGCGCTCGGGTACCGAAGTTGTCCGATCTGATCGTCGGGCTGCCGGACGTCGAGGACATGGTCCCCGCACCGCAGCCGATCTCCACCGCGCCGCCCGCCGCCCGGGAACGCCTGCGGCACAACGTCGAGGAACAACCGTTCAGCGACGTGGAGTACCTCGATCCGCGGCCGCGCGGCACCGTCGACGACACGAACTGGTAG
- a CDS encoding bifunctional 4-hydroxy-2-oxoglutarate aldolase/2-dehydro-3-deoxy-phosphogluconate aldolase: MTTAVEVIRSDRALTVVRAPHIPDPRALADTLASAGIRAVELTFTTPGVVEALRAAATSGTAMLGAGTVITAEQAEQAIAAGARFLVTPGLRPEVAKAAARHDIPVVMGALTPSEVLRALDLGATAVKIFPARLFGPGYLTDLRGPFPDVALIPSGGVNTTNAAEFLEHGAIAVSAGTGVVPPAAVAAGRWTEIAERAADFVRALGPNQAAPRISSTTSEV; this comes from the coding sequence ATGACGACGGCTGTGGAGGTGATCCGCTCCGACCGGGCACTGACGGTCGTACGCGCCCCGCACATTCCCGATCCGCGCGCACTCGCCGACACCCTCGCGAGCGCCGGAATCCGTGCCGTGGAACTCACTTTCACCACCCCCGGCGTGGTCGAGGCGCTACGAGCCGCGGCCACGTCCGGGACAGCGATGCTCGGCGCCGGTACGGTGATCACCGCCGAACAGGCCGAACAAGCCATCGCAGCCGGCGCACGATTCCTGGTCACACCCGGCCTACGACCCGAGGTCGCGAAAGCCGCTGCCCGCCACGATATCCCGGTGGTGATGGGCGCACTCACCCCGAGCGAGGTCCTCCGAGCCCTGGATCTCGGCGCCACCGCGGTGAAGATCTTCCCCGCCCGGCTGTTCGGCCCGGGATACCTCACCGATCTGCGCGGCCCCTTCCCTGATGTCGCCCTGATCCCATCCGGCGGAGTGAACACCACCAACGCCGCCGAATTCCTCGAGCACGGCGCGATCGCCGTATCCGCGGGCACCGGAGTCGTCCCACCCGCCGCCGTCGCCGCGGGCCGATGGACCGAAATCGCCGAGCGCGCAGCAGATTTCGTCCGCGCCCTGGGCCCGAATCAGGCTGCGCCGAGAATCTCCAGCACCACATCCGAGGTATAG
- a CDS encoding alanine racemase, producing the protein MIGDTGTVPAIRADAVAALHDRVIGPEHKALPPAAWGRTVREYLATGPYLDELQTPVLTIDRAALDNNLAVMADWVSAAGVRLAPHGKTTMSPQLWAEQLAAGAWGITLATGWQAQVARRFGVRRILIANTLVDPAGLRWAAAELADDPEFDLLCWADDVVTVEAMDRHLAGAPAGVRVSVLVELGGPRGRTGARSVAAALEVAGAIERSDHLELAGVGGYEGPFARDRSPAGLAAVRGYLDELARLHGELRGRYPRRAIVTAGGSAFPDLAAERLAATAADAEVPTTVVLRSGAYLIHDDGFYAGLSPLIAGRTDRPLRSAMHGWARTVSRPEPELALLDAGKRDFPYDEGMPVPQLVSRFGEVPGEMPVPHHIPNAHVSKLNDQHTFLRLPGGGDVPIGSVVRLGLSHPCTAFDKWRLIPVIDDAGAERPRVVDFLHTFF; encoded by the coding sequence GTGATCGGCGACACCGGTACCGTTCCCGCGATCCGGGCGGACGCGGTGGCGGCCCTGCACGACCGGGTGATCGGGCCCGAGCACAAGGCGCTGCCGCCGGCGGCGTGGGGCCGGACGGTTCGTGAGTATCTCGCCACCGGGCCGTATCTCGACGAGTTGCAGACGCCGGTGCTCACCATCGACCGCGCCGCGCTGGACAACAATCTCGCGGTGATGGCCGACTGGGTGTCCGCCGCCGGGGTGCGGCTGGCTCCGCACGGTAAGACCACGATGTCCCCGCAGTTGTGGGCCGAGCAACTCGCCGCCGGAGCCTGGGGCATCACGCTGGCCACCGGCTGGCAGGCGCAGGTAGCGCGGCGGTTCGGGGTGCGGCGGATCCTGATCGCGAACACGCTGGTGGATCCGGCCGGATTGCGCTGGGCCGCCGCCGAACTCGCGGACGATCCGGAATTCGATCTGCTCTGCTGGGCCGACGACGTGGTCACCGTCGAGGCGATGGACCGGCATCTGGCCGGCGCTCCGGCCGGGGTGCGGGTGTCGGTGCTCGTCGAACTCGGCGGGCCGCGCGGCCGTACCGGCGCACGCAGTGTCGCGGCGGCACTGGAGGTCGCCGGGGCGATCGAGCGATCCGACCATCTGGAGCTGGCCGGTGTCGGCGGTTACGAGGGCCCGTTCGCCCGCGACCGCTCCCCCGCCGGGCTCGCGGCCGTACGCGGATATCTCGACGAATTGGCCCGGCTGCACGGGGAATTGCGTGGTCGGTACCCGCGCCGGGCGATCGTCACGGCGGGCGGCAGCGCCTTCCCGGATCTCGCGGCGGAACGGCTGGCCGCCACGGCCGCCGACGCCGAAGTACCCACCACCGTGGTGCTGCGATCCGGCGCCTACCTGATCCACGACGACGGTTTCTATGCCGGACTGTCGCCGCTGATCGCCGGACGCACCGATCGGCCCCTGCGGTCGGCGATGCACGGCTGGGCACGCACGGTCTCCCGGCCGGAACCGGAGCTCGCACTACTCGACGCAGGCAAGCGGGATTTTCCCTACGACGAGGGAATGCCTGTGCCGCAACTCGTTTCGCGATTCGGTGAGGTGCCGGGGGAAATGCCGGTGCCGCACCACATTCCGAATGCCCACGTGTCGAAACTCAACGACCAGCACACCTTTCTCCGGCTGCCCGGCGGTGGCGATGTCCCCATCGGCAGCGTCGTGCGACTCGGACTGTCACACCCCTGCACCGCCTTCGACAAATGGCGGCTGATCCCCGTGATCGATGACGCCGGCGCCGAACGCCCCCGTGTCGTCGACTTCCTCCACACGTTTTTCTGA
- a CDS encoding P-loop NTPase fold protein produces MESTVSLSPLESHFVLWENELFDAILAFLRQRIGNHVNRPYSTTLELTTGAVGLRNVRSQTSYVQTSADRQLRAAARGISGGSIALSGPRGVGKSELLHQICPRSPDQAGFVVNVPVIFDRREFMLHLFARVCEFAIDQGLEPRQAEKKLMSIRYLQTYSAETTAGIGWRGMNLGRKHGSGKARQPLTYPEIVDELRRYLSFLGTLLGQKVRQRLVIGIDELDRIEPIDRAREFLNEIKAVFDVPNCLFVLSASDEALHRADLAQPGRRDEFDSAIDEVVRVKPLRYLEAKQLIDQRVIGVPEPFIALFHCLSGGLPRELLRIARATTIHASQNQPCTLSDATTYLIDRELERGLTGPVHQVFHVTLRQIFTDGLSQQQLARATEAEFVGSFDALAAARAGEASSALTAVTTICRAWHIRVPHRPVRGIHKLPLTRTTG; encoded by the coding sequence GTGGAGAGCACGGTCTCGCTGTCTCCGCTCGAGAGCCATTTCGTGTTGTGGGAGAACGAGCTCTTCGACGCGATCCTGGCGTTCCTCCGGCAGCGGATCGGCAACCATGTGAACCGCCCCTACAGCACCACGCTGGAACTGACCACCGGCGCGGTGGGACTTCGGAATGTCCGCAGCCAGACCAGCTACGTACAAACCTCCGCCGATCGCCAGTTGCGTGCCGCGGCGCGCGGTATCAGCGGCGGCAGCATCGCACTGTCCGGCCCACGAGGGGTCGGCAAGTCCGAACTGCTCCACCAGATCTGCCCCCGAAGCCCTGACCAGGCCGGGTTCGTGGTGAATGTGCCGGTGATCTTCGACCGTCGCGAATTCATGCTCCATCTGTTCGCCAGAGTCTGCGAGTTCGCGATCGATCAGGGCCTGGAACCGCGACAGGCCGAGAAAAAACTGATGTCGATACGATATCTGCAAACATATTCGGCGGAGACTACGGCCGGAATCGGCTGGCGGGGAATGAACCTCGGGCGGAAGCACGGTTCCGGCAAGGCGCGGCAACCACTCACCTATCCCGAGATCGTCGACGAGCTGCGACGGTATCTCAGCTTCCTCGGAACCCTGCTGGGCCAAAAAGTTCGGCAGCGCCTCGTAATCGGAATCGATGAATTGGATCGGATCGAACCCATCGACCGGGCGCGCGAATTCCTCAATGAGATCAAGGCCGTCTTCGACGTACCCAACTGCCTCTTCGTGCTGTCGGCCTCCGACGAAGCACTCCACCGAGCCGATCTGGCACAACCCGGCCGCAGAGACGAATTCGACAGCGCGATAGACGAAGTCGTCCGTGTGAAACCATTGAGGTATCTCGAAGCGAAGCAGCTGATCGATCAGCGCGTGATCGGAGTCCCGGAACCCTTCATAGCGCTGTTCCATTGCCTGTCCGGCGGTTTGCCTCGCGAGTTACTCCGCATCGCGCGCGCCACAACGATACATGCGAGCCAGAACCAACCCTGCACTCTTTCCGACGCAACCACCTATCTGATCGACCGGGAGCTCGAGCGCGGTCTGACCGGGCCCGTCCACCAGGTTTTCCACGTCACACTACGACAGATATTCACCGACGGACTGTCACAGCAGCAACTGGCTCGAGCAACCGAAGCCGAGTTCGTCGGGTCGTTCGACGCGCTCGCGGCCGCGCGAGCCGGCGAAGCCTCATCGGCGCTGACAGCAGTCACCACGATCTGCCGCGCCTGGCATATTCGCGTGCCCCATCGGCCGGTCCGGGGAATTCACAAACTGCCCCTCACGAGAACAACCGGGTGA